ACCCGGGCGAGCACGTCGTCGGTGTGCTCACCGACGGTCGGCGCGTGCTCGGGCACCGGTTGCTCGTCGTCGATCACCTTGATCGGGATGGGGAGCTCGTCCGCGCCGAGGCGGTCTTGGGAGATCCAGGGCAGGCGCGCTTGAAACTGCGGATCGGCGGCGATCGTCTTGGGTGTGTTGACCGGCGCGATCGGCGTGTTGACCTCGTTCGAGAACGCGATCCACTCGTCGCTCGTCTTGGTCTTGAAGATGTCGCGCAGCTCGCCTTGGAGCTCGCGGTTGTTGCGTGCGTGGTCGGCGTACTGCTCTCCCGGCCAACGCTCGAACAGATCGGCTCGCCCGACGCCGCGACAGAAGTTCTCCCAGAACTCGCGTTCTGACGCCATGAACAGCACATGGCCGTCGGCGGTGTCGTAGATCTGGTACCGGACCCCCTCGCGCATCCCGGCGGTGCCGGGCGCGCGCCGCTCGAAGTTGTCGGTCGGGTTGCCCGTGACCTCTGACTCCGGCCGCTCGTACGCCCGCCACGTCTCGCTCCGGTACCAGTCCATGTACGCCGCGGCGTCGGACTGCGCGATCTCCATCCGACAGCCCTCGCCCGTCGCCCGGGCGCGCACGATGCCGGCCAGGATGCCGAACGCGCCGAACAACGGGCCCGCATGAATCCCCATCGACGGGTGCTCAGGCATGTAACAGAAGCCCTCGTCGTCGTACGCGGGCTCCACGAGCCCGGCCCACGTGTCGTACGCGATGCCGTGACTCGGCATGTCCTTGTAGGGGCCGGTCATGCCGTAGCCCGAGATCGTGCAGAACACGATGCGGGGGTTGACCTCGCGCAGGCGCTCGTACCCGAGCCCGCGCTTCTCGAGCGCTCCCGGCCGCATCGCCTCGACCACTGCGTCGGCGCTGCGCACGAGGTCGAGGTACACCTCGACCGCTTCGGGGGTGCGCAGGTCGAGCGCGAGGCTGTGCTTGCCCCGGTTGATGTGGAGGTGCATCAGCGAGACGCCCTCCACGATCGGCCACGTCATCCGGCGCACGTAGTCGCCCTGAGGCGGCTCGACCTTGATCACCTCGGCGCCGAGATCGGCAAGGTGCAACGTGATCGCGGCCGGCCCGAGCAGCGAGCTCTCGATGACCCGGACGCCCCCCAGCAGTCCTGTCATGCGCGGTCGGCTACGGCGCCGGCGGCGCGAGCGTGGTCGTGGGTGCCGGTGGTGCCGGCGTCACCGTGAGCTTCATGTCCATGCCCGGGTGCAGCGTGCACACGATCTTGTAGGCGCCCGGTAGAACCATCACGTGCTTGAACTTCCCGCTCGCGAACTTCTTCGACTTGAACTTCTCGGGGTTCTCCTTGCCCGAGACCACGTCGTGGATGGCCGTGCCGACCCACTTCCACTTCACGGTGTCGCCGACGAGGACCGTGACCTTCTTGGGCTTGAAGTAGTTGTCCCCGACCTTGACCTTCTTGACTGCACCGGCAGGGTCCGTAGGTGTCTGCGCTCCGGACGGAAGGATCGCGAGCGTTCCCAGCGCCAGCATGAGCAGAGCGGCTGCTGCAATCCTGCGGAACGCCTTCACCGGACACCATCCTTCTTCATCTTCGGGGTGACGCGTCGGGGGTGACGGGACGCTACCGATCGCGCCTTGGTGGTCTCCAACTGTGCCGCTTGGCTCTGCCCAGGAAACGCCCAGGGGCCGCTCTGGTGTTCCGTGACGCAGGCCACAGGCCCGGCGTCGGCGCACTACGGTCGAGGGCGTGGGCGCCGTGTCGAGCCGCACCGCGACCGACCCCGCGGCGGCGGGTTTTCGTCCGCGCTGGGGCCGCATCGCGCTCCTCGCCATCACCGGCATCTGCCTCTATGTGTTCGCTCCGAGCCTGGCCGAGGTGTTCGAGGCCTGGGACCGGCTCGGTGAGGTCCACCCGCTCGCGGTCATCGCAGTGGTTGCGTGCGAAGCCGCGAGCTTTCTGTGCGTGTGGATGCTCCAGCGCATCTCGATCGGGACCACCCAGTGGTTCTCCGTGGCCATGTCCCAGCTCGCCGGGAACGCGTTCAATCGCGTGACGCCCGGCGGCGGTGCCACCGGTACCGCGCTCCAAGCGCGCATGCTGGGCGATGCGGGCATTCCCACGACCAGGGCTGCAACCGCGCTGACCGTCCAGTCGCTCCTCATCACCGCCGCGGTCGCAGCGATGCCGCTCCTGTCGCTCCCTGCCATCATCATCGCGGGCATCGACGTGCCCGGTGACCTCGCCGACGGCGCATGGTTCGGCGCGGGGCTCTTCCTGGTGATGCTCGTGCTCGGCGCGCTGCTCCTCGGCTCGCGGCAGTTCGCCTGCCGACTCGGGAGCACGATCGAGAAGGTCGCCAACGCGTTCCCGCGCGAGACACCACTCAAAGGACTCGGCGAGCGCATCCTGCGCGAGCGCGACGAGATCCGCCGCACGATGGGCGAGCGCTGGCCGGCCGCGCGCGGCGCGGCGGTGGGGCGCTGGGCCTTCGAGTACTTCGCGCTGTTGGTGACGCTCTATGCGATTGGTGCGACTCCCGACCCGTGGCTCGTGTTGCTCGCCTTCGTCTTCGCCTCGGCGCTCGGGATGATCCCGTTCACGCCGGGTGGTCTCGGGTTCGTCGAGGCCGGGCTCACCGGCGCGCTCGCGCTTGCAGGCGTGAGCGCGGAGGAGGCAGTGCTCGGCACCTTGGTGTTCCGGCTCGTGTCGTTCTGGTTGCCGCTCCCGGTGGGGGCGGTGGCGGGCTACCTGTTCCGCCGCCGCTACCCGAGCAAGCGCTCCGCGAAAGCGCGCGCTGCACCGGCCTGAGCGTGCCGGTTACTGCGTGCGGAGGCTCGATTCCACGGCGGCTTGGAAGTCGAGCTTGGCGTCGCCCTGCACCTCCACCACCACGGTGTGCAGCGTGCCGGTGAAGGGGAACGGTGGGCGGTAGCGCGGTGTGACCGCGGACCCGGCGTCTTGCCCGCACGTCAAGCCGGCGTCGGTGATCGAGAAGCGCACCGGTGTGAAGCGCGCGATCTCGCCTTGGGCAACGGTGGCACCGTTCACCTTGAGGCGTGCGTTCCCTCCCTTGAACCGCCCTTCGCTGTCGAACTCGAAGCCGAGCTCGCAGGGTCCGGTGGGGATCGGCGCGTCGGCGATGAGGTGATCCTCCGAACGGCCGAGGAAGTTGTGCACGTACTGGAGACGGCCGTCGGCGACGAACAGGCTGTAGCCACCGAGGATCGATCCCATCGCGAGGAGCGCGCCCTCAGCACCACCCTCTGGGATCTGCACCGACGCGGTGATCGTGTGCGATCGGCCCTTCACGTCGACCGCGACCTCTTCGGGCACGCGCCCGCTTCTCGGCCGGTACACGAAGCGCGAGCGTTCGGGGATGCCGGTCGGTGGTGGATCCATCATCGCCATGCCCGGCCGGTTGTCGAGCGGCAGCACCTTGTAACGCTCGGCCTCGCGCCACCACAGGTCGACGAGCTCCTGCACCTTCTCCGGTTGCTCGTCTGCGAGGTCGTTGCACTCCGAGAAGTCCTCGGCCACGTGGAACAGCTCCCACACATCGTCCTCGAAGGGAATGTCGGGATTGTCGTCGGGCGAGTACATCGCACCCAACGGCTTGAACACGACGGCCTTCCAACCCTGGTGGTGGATGGCACGCGAGCCCAGCATCTCGAAGTACTGCGTTTCGCGCGTGGGTGCTGACGCGTCGGCGAACGTGGCGGTGATGCTTGCACCCTCGTGCGGACGCTGCTCGATGCCACCGATGGTCGCGGGCGCGTCGATCCCGCACGCGTCGAGGATCGTGGGCGTGACGTCGATCGCGTGCACGAACTGGCGCCGTACCTCGCCGCGCGCGGCGACACCTGCGGGCCAGTGCACGATGCAGGGGTCGGCGATACCGCCCTCGTGCGTCTCGCGCTTCCAGCGCCGCAGCGGCGTGTTGCCCGCCATGGTCCAGCCCCACGGGTAGTTGTTGTGCATGGTGGGGCCGCCGATCTCGTCGACGCGGGCCACCATCTCCTTCACTCCAGCCATGGCCATGTTCCACGAGCGCGCGTCGTTGATCGAACCGTGCGCACCGCCTTCGGAGCTTGCGCCGTTGTCGGACACGAGGATCACCAGCGTGTTGTCGAGCTCGCCGAGCTCTTCGATGAAGTCGACCACGCGGCCGATCTGGGCATCGGCGTGCGACAGGTAGCCGGAGAACGCCTCCATGAAGCGCGCCGCGAGTCGCTGCTCGTCGGTCGAGAGCGAGTCCCACGCCGGCACCCAATCCGGTCGGGGCGAGAGCTGCGTGCCCTCGGGGATGACGCCGTTCGTCACCTGGCGCGCGAACGTGGCCTCGCGCCACACGTCCCATCCCGCGTCGAAGTGCCCTCGGTAGCGCTCGATCCACTCGGCTGGCGCGTGGTGCGGTGAGTGGCACGCGCCCGTCGCGAAGTAGAGGAAGAACTGCTTTTCGGCGTCGACCGCGCGCAGATCGGTGAGGAACTCGATCGCGTGGTCGGCGAGGTCCACGGTGAGGTGGTAGTCGTCCCGATAGGGAGCCTCGACGAAGTGGTTGTCGTGCGCGAGCGCGGGCGAGAACTGATGTGTCTCGCCGCCGAAGAAGCCATACCAGCGCTCGAACCCGCGTCCGAGGGGCCAGCGCGCGCGCGATCCACCCAGATGGGCTTCTTCATGGGGAGTGAGGTGCCACTTCCCGCATGCGTAGGCGGCGTAGCCGGCGTCGCGCAGGATCTCGGGGAGAAAGCCGCAGGTCTTGGGGATGCGCCCCGAGTAGCCGGGAAAGCCGCGAGCGAGATCCGTGATGCGACCCATGCCGACGGAGTGATGGTTGCGGCCGGTCATCAGGCACGCCCGGGTCGGCGAGCACAGCGCGGTCGTGTGGAAGTTGGCGTAGCGCAGACCGCCGGACGCGAGCCGATCAAAGTTGGGCGTGCTCAGGTCGGAGCCGAAGCACCCGAGCTGGGCGAAGCCAACGTCGTCGAGCACGAACAGCGCGACGTTCGGCGATCCGGCCGGCGGACGTGGTTCTGGCGGCCAATACGGCTCCGAGTCGCGCCAGTCGCGGCCGACCTTGCCCTTGAAGTCCGCTGGCTCCACGCGGACTTCCTACACCAGGTCCCAGCCGCAATGCAGGGCGTCGGGGTGGCGGAGCACGCCGCCGCGTGGCTCGGATCCTTCGGGATCGGAGAGGTGGAGTCCGGGGAGACGCTCGAGCACGACGGTGAGCGCGGTGAGCAGCTCGCGACGCGCGAGGTGCGACCCCGGGCAGAACTTCGGTCCGAAGCCGAACGTGAGAAGGTCGCCGGGCGGGCGCTCGGGGTCAAACGTGTCGGGGTCTTCCTCGAACACGCGCGGATCGCGGTTGGCCGACGCCAACCCGAACAGCATGATCGTGCCGGCGGGGATGTCGGCACCGGCGTGGCGCGCGTCTTTGGCTGCGAGGCGCGGCAACGTGGGGAGCGGCCCTTCCCACCTCAGGAGCTCGTGCACGATGCCGGCGCGCAGAGACTCTTCCTCGCGCGCCCGCTCGAGCAGCTCGGGTCGCTCGAGCAGCGTCCAGAGCATGTTGGCCATCGCGTGCGACGTGGTGGTGGCACCCACGGCGAAGAGCAGCCGGATGGTGGCGCAGATCTCGTCGTCGGACAGCTTCTCGCCACCGAGCTCGGTTGCCGCCAGCTCGGAGAGGAGGTCGTCGCCCGGGTTGGCGCGTCGCTCGTCGAGCAACGGTCCCAGTGCTTCGGAGAACTCGTTCGCGGCGCCGACCGCGCCCTCGGGGTCGCTAGGAAAGCTGAGCATGAGATCGGCCCACTCGCGCATCTGCTGATCGGCGCGCCGCGGTACCCCGAGCTTGCGGGTGATCGCCGCGAACGGGAGCACGGTGGTGAGCTCGGCGACGAGGTCGGCGTGACCCCAGTCGGCGAACTTGTTGACGACTTCATGGGCAAGGGGAACGAGTGCTTCCTCGTCGAACTGCGACACGGCGCGCGAGCGGAACGCGGGCGTGGCCAGCTTGCGGTGCAGGTCGTGCTCGCGGCCGTTCATGCTGATGAACGTGCGACCCACGACGGGCTCGATCGCCGACTCGTAGAAGTCGCCGCCCGGGAACTTCTGGTCGTCGCGGAACGCCTCGTGCACGTCCTCGAAGCGTGTGAACAGCACGGCGTCGCCCCCGTGGAACCGAACCGGCGCCACGCGCTGGCTCTCGCGCAACGACGCCAGCGTCTCGTGGAGCTCCGCTCCCTGGAGGGGATCGCTGCCGAAGTCCACCCTCGACAAGTCCACGCTGGTCATGGAAGGCCCGGACGGCTCGTCATGCGATCACGCCTGCTTCGCGAAGGCGGAGGAGGGCCTGCTGGTCCAGGCCGAGATCGGCGCGCAGCACGGCGTCGGTGTGCTCGGCCACATTTGGAGGCCGGACATCCGGACCATCCATGACCTTCGACATCTTCACCGGGTTCCCCGGGATCAACACCGGATCCAGCACTTCTCCCGGCGATGAATCTGTTCGCTCGAGCTCGACGAGCATGCGGTGCGAGGCGACGTGCGGATCGGCGATCACCTCGGGCGCGGAGTAGCACGGCCCGGCGGCAAGGCCGGCGTCGCTCAACGCCGCGCAGGCCTCGAGCTTCGTCATGTCACCGGCCCACGTGGCGACCGCGGGGCGGATCACGTCGTCGAGGTGCTCGACCCAGCCCGAACGCGTTGCGAAGCGCTCGTCGTCGACCCATTCGGGATGCCCGACGAGCTCGGCGAGCCTCTTGAACTGATGCTCGCGGCCGACCTGGAGGATGAACCAGCCATCGCTCGCTTCGAACCCGTCCATGATGAGGTTGGCGCGCTGCTCGCGCAGGCCCATCGACCAGAAGTTCGTGACGAGATCGGTCATCGCGACCATCGAGTCGAGCATCGCGACATCCACGTGCTGGCCTTCACCTGTCGCATCTCGATGTCTGAGTGCGGCGAGCACACCGATCACACCGAAGAGGGAGGTGCCGATGTCGCCAAGCGCTCCTGCAGGTGCCGGCACGGGCGGTTGACCCGGAGGACGCTTGTACTCGTAGATGCCCGACATCGCCTCGACGACCGGCGCGTACGCGGGCCATCCCGAATACTGGCTGGGCGCGTTGCCGAAGCCCGAGACAGAGAGATAGATGACACGGGGTGCTGCCGCGGCGACGTCCGCGTATCCGAGCCCCAAGCGGTCCATGGTGCCGGCCTTGAAGTTCTCCGCGACCACATCGAACTTCGGGCACAGCTGGAGAAAGAGCGAGCGCCCCTCCGGCTGCTTGAGGTCGATGCCGATGCTGCGCTTGTTCAGGTTGTTGCGCAGGAACGTGGCCCCCGCCGGCCGGCCCGTGGAGTCGGTCATCGCCGGGAGCGCGCCCCGACCTGACTCACCCTCGGTCGGGTGCTCGACCTTCACGACATCGGCGCCGAGTCGTGCGAGCAGCTGCGTGCCGTAGGGGAGCGCCTGCATCTGCTCCGCCGCGAGGATGCGGACCCCGTCGAGCGGCTTCCCGTACCCGGCCGCGTCGGGGTTGCGCACCTCCTCCAGCCTCATGCACTGATTATGGTCCCCCGCGGCTTTCTGAAGTCTCCCCAGGCTTTCTGAAGGAGTAGGGACGTGCGGGTTCGTGTGCTCATCGCAGCGCTGGTGATCGTGCTGCTCGCAGCATGCGGTGGCACGGACGGCGACAAGCACACGAAGAAGAAGCGCTCAGCGACGACTACCACCACCCTGGCGGCCGCCACCACGACGACCACGACCACCACCACTCCAGCGGTGGGCTTCGCGACCCCGGAGGACGCGATCCGGGCGTACGTGGAGGCGCAGGGAAACCAGTACGCCGGCGACTGTGCCGGCACCGATCTCGAGACGGACGTGGGGAAGTGGTGCTCCGTCGTGCGCGCGAACGACGGTACGAACGCGACCTACGGCATCGGTCCGGCGTTCGCCGAGTTCGCGGAGGAGCTCACGCTCGTCAACGGACCTGGCGGCTGGACCGTGACCTCCTCCGCGCCCGTCCCGGGGATCTAGCCGGACCAGCCCGCTATCCGGACATTTCTTCCATAGCCTTGGCCGCGCGCTTCTCCATCTCGTCGGGCGGCACGTCTTCGACGTGCGTCATGATGTTCCAGCTATGTCCGAACGGGTCCTTGAAGGATCCGGAGCGGTCGCCGTAGAACTTGTCCTCGACGGGCTGGATCTCGGTCGCGCCTTCCTTGATCGCCTTGGCGAACACGGCGTCGACGCTCTCGACGTAGAGGCAGATCGACACCGGCGTGCCGCCGAGCTTCTTCGGGCTCAGGTGCCCGATGTCCTCGAACTCGTCGGCGAGCATGATCACCGCGTCACCGATCTCGATCTCGGCGTGGCCGACCGTGCCGCCGGGACCTTCCATGCGCACGCGCTCGGTGGCACTGAGGACGCTCGTATACCAGTCGAGCGCCTTCGCGGCGCCGTCGATCGCGAGATAGGGGATGACCCGGGGGTATCCCTCGGGAATCGGATGTACGGCCATGGCGAGCCTCCTCGTGCCAGATGGGGTGGGGGAACGTACGTTCGGGAACCTAACCCCCGCACCACGTGCTTGGCAAGAGCGCGTTCTCCGCGAAGGGAGGTGGGGTCCTTGAGGCCCGGTGTTGCGGGTGAGGCTGGCCTCGAAGTCCGGAGACCGGAACCCGCCCATTGCTGCCGCTCGCCCTCCCGTGCGTCATGGCGGACCCCGATCGCCGGGCCCGACGCGGTCGGGTGGGACGAGCTCCCACTGTTGCGGGCTGCCGGTGGCTTTCCAGCCTCGGTTGGTCTTGAGGTCGTGGTGGTACCAGCAGATCCGCCAGAGGTTGTCGACCTCGGTGCGGCCGCCTTCGCTGAGCGGCACGACGTGGTCGGTCTCGAGGAGGAAGTCGCGGTCGCACCCCTCGACGCCGCACACCGGATACTGCTGGTCGAGCCAGGCGACGAGCCACGGCGGGTAGTAGCGCCGGCCTGACGAGTAGTCGGGCAGCGCCGACGACTCGGCCGGAACCTCGCGGACCTTGGCGGCGGCCAGCATCCGTGTACCGATGGCGACCGGGATGGGCCCAACGCCGGGGATCTCGCACCGTTCGCCGGGCGACGCGTAGCCGCGCTCGGCGAGCGCTGCGCTCATCACCAAGGTCGCACCGGTGGCCTTGCGCGGCCCGCGGGTGATCAGCGCGTACAGCGCGTCAGCGGCGTAGGCGTCACGCGATTCGCGGCAGCCCGCGGCGCGCGCTTCGCGGAAGATCAAGTCGGTCTCGGCATCGATCGCCGCGTTGACCTCGGCGCCCTTGTCTGGCGACATCCGCCACATGCCACACGTCGCGCTGTCGGGATCGATCCAGGTGCGCAATGAGCGGGTGTCGTGAAGGCGCTGGGCCCACGCGGCGTCGTCGGCCTCTGCCCCGGCGCGAACGCGACGGCACCGGTCCTTCAAGCCCTTGAGCGAGGTGCGCTGCGCGGCGGCCACAAGCTCGGCTTCGGCGCTCGGGTCCTTGCGCGCGGCGCCGGTGATCTCGTGCGCCTGGACGTCGGAGAGCTTTCCGGCGCGGAATGCTGCGTTCGTGGCGGGGAGCGCGGCGAGGTCTTCCGCCGTCTCGAGCGCTCGGAACGCCGCGGCCACCGGCAGTCCCACCTTGCGGGCCAACCAGTCGCCCGCTGAGCGCGCTCCGCTCTCGCGGTACGCACCGGTCTCGTCGACCCGCTGGGCTGCGAGGGCGGCGCCGGCCGCGCCCAGGTGCTGCACCTTGGCGAACCGCTCCACCAGTCGCACCGCGCCCCGGGCATCGAGGAGCCGCGGCTCGAGGCCCCGCACGACCTCCTCGATGGCGGCGATGTGAGCGTCGAGTTCCTTGAACATGGCACCTCCCCGCGGACGGGTGGTCACGGACCGGGGGAAGTGAAGGGAAGTGGGACGCTCGAAAAGCACCCTATCGAACATATGTTCGGTCTGTCAAGTCCAGAAGGCCGGATCTGGGGGATTGGCAGCTTCCTAGCGATCAGGCGGAAATCTGCCACCGGACCCAGGCCCGGTCTCCAATGGAGGGCTGGCCCTACTCGTTGGTGATGGTGAAGGTGGCGCTGGCCTCGGCGGTGTTCCCGGCCCGGTCGGTGGCGACGGCGCGGACTGTGTAGTCGCCGTCGGCCGGGAAGTCCTTGGCGGCGAACGCGAAGGACCAGTCGGTGGTGCCGTCGCCGGGGAGGAGGATCTCGGTGGAGCTGTTGAAGGCGGTGCCGTCCCAGTAGTTGCCGCTGTTGTCGTCCCGGATGCTGACCGCCATGGACGCGACGCCCGACCCGGTGTCGGCCGCGGTACCGCAGATCCGCGAGCTGCAGCCGGCATCCCAGGCCGCGGTGTCGTAGATCCCGCTCTCTTCGGGGAACGCGATCTCAACGGTCGGCTGTGTGTTGTCGATGGTGAAGGCCGTCGTCGCCTCGGCGGTCAGTCCCGCGTTGTCGGTGGCGACGGCGCGCACGGTGTAGTCGCCGTCGGCGGGGAAGTTGGCGGCCGGAAACGCGAGGGCCCAGTTCGTGGTGCCGGTGGCGGGCACGAGGACCTCGGTGTTGCTCGCGAATGCCGCGCCGTCCCAATAGTTGCCAATCGCGTTGCGGATGCTGAGCGAGACCGACGCCAGGCCGGAGCCGGTGTCGGCGGCCGTGCCGCAGATCTGATCGAAGCAGCCGGCGGTCCATCCCGCGTCGTCGTAGGCCCCGTCGCTTCCGGGGAAGGCGATCGCGACCGTGGGCTGCACGGTGTCGAGGGTGAACGTGGTGGTGGCGTCGGCGGTCAGGCCGACGTTGTCCGTGGCGACGGCGCGGACGGTGTAGATGCCGTCGCTCGCGAAGTTCGTGGCGCGGAACGAGCGCGCCCAGCTGGTGGTGCCCCTGGCGCGGAGGAGGACCTCGGTGTTGCTGGCGAAAGCGGTGCCGTTCCAGTAGTTGCCGTTCGGGGCGCGGATGCTGACCGCCACGGACTCGACGCCGGTGCCGGCGTCGGCCGCGGTGCCGCAGATCTGGCCGGCGCATCCGCTGCTCCAACCGGCGGAGGAATACGCCCCACCGGCAACAGGGAACGTGATCGCGACGGTCGGTGCCGTGGTGTCGACCACAACCGTGTTGCTCTTCGCGCTCTCGGCGCCGCCCCACAGTCCCTGGTGCGGCTCGACGGAGTACTGCCAGCTGCCGTCCGGCGCGCTCGTCTCCGTACAGGTGGTAGCGACGACGGCGTCGCAATCCGCGCCGATCGCCCTCGCCGCGCCGCTCGTCGCGTTGTAGGCGCGGACTACGTAGGCGGCAACGCCGGTGCCGTCCGGGAGCGTGGTCGCGGTCCATGCCACCGTGACGCTGGCTCCGCCCGCGTTCGTCGCGGTCGGGGTGTTGCCCACCGGAAGCGTGGCGGCCCGAGCGCCGGACACGCCGCCCGTTGCGGTCGTGGCGGTCCAGGCGGCGAGGACGACCGTCGTCAGCGCGACCGACGCCACCGAGCCGACGAGGAGCGCGAGGGGGATCAGCCGGCGCTTCATCGGGCCGCCTGTCGCGCGCGCCGGCGGAGCGCGAGCCCGAGCGCAACGAGCGCGCTCCCCGCAAGGAGCGGTCCCTCGATCGAGCCGCCGGTGGTGGGCAGCGTGCTCGACCCCGCGACCGCTTCGACAATGGTGCCGGTGAAAGCGACGGTGAACGTCGCGCCCTGGCAGGCATCGCCCGCGTTGCGGTCGAGGTGAACCTGGAGCGGCACGCCAGCCGTCGCTCCCGGCTCGACCACGACATCCCTGCTCGATCTGGTCACGTTCAGCATCGACGCGGGACAGGCGCCCGCTTCAGCCGGTGTCGCGTCGACCGAGGTCACCCGAATCGCGAACGGGAACGGGTTCGTGACCTTGGCGACGAGCGTCACCGTGCCACCGGGGTACAAGCCGTCGACCTCACCGCTGATCGGGACGCTGTCAGCGCTGACGGAGGCGCTCGCGGGCGCGCCGAACGCAGCCGCGGCGAGCACGGCAACGAACAGAGAACCGGCGAGTCGCATGACGGCGCGCATGAGTGACACGTCCTCGGTGCGGCGGCCGCGTGACCGGTCACCCGGCCACGCGCACCGACCGAACGGTCAGTCCTGCGAGCCGCTCAACGTGATCGACACGTTGAACGTGACGCCCTGACAGCCGTTGGGCGCGCCGCTCGCCAGGCTCACCACGTCGGCGATCGAGAGCTGGCCGCTCGTCGAGTTCGCCGCCACCTTGAGACTCCGGCCCGAGGCGTTGCCGACCGTCGCGTTGCTGGCCGGGCAGCCCGTCGAGTCCGACGACGTCACTGTGCCCGCCGTCATGGACGTGAACGTCACGGCGTATGGGTTCGAGTTGGTGAGCGTGAAGTACAGGTCGCCGCCGGTGAATCCCGGGTAGAGATCCGCAGCTCCCGTGCTCGCGTTCACCGTGATCGTGTGAGCCGTGAGGGCCTTCGCCTGGCCGGTCCCGGTCCCCGACGCGCTCCAGAGCGCGATCGCGACACCGGTTCCAGTGGCAAGGGCCAGTACGACCGCGACGAGTGCAGCCTTGCGCTTGCGGGACATTGTTTCCTGCCTCCCTGTTGAGCCGCGCCCCC
The sequence above is drawn from the Acidimicrobiia bacterium genome and encodes:
- a CDS encoding CoA transferase: MTGLLGGVRVIESSLLGPAAITLHLADLGAEVIKVEPPQGDYVRRMTWPIVEGVSLMHLHINRGKHSLALDLRTPEAVEVYLDLVRSADAVVEAMRPGALEKRGLGYERLREVNPRIVFCTISGYGMTGPYKDMPSHGIAYDTWAGLVEPAYDDEGFCYMPEHPSMGIHAGPLFGAFGILAGIVRARATGEGCRMEIAQSDAAAYMDWYRSETWRAYERPESEVTGNPTDNFERRAPGTAGMREGVRYQIYDTADGHVLFMASEREFWENFCRGVGRADLFERWPGEQYADHARNNRELQGELRDIFKTKTSDEWIAFSNEVNTPIAPVNTPKTIAADPQFQARLPWISQDRLGADELPIPIKVIDDEQPVPEHAPTVGEHTDDVLARVLGYDEARVASLRESGALG
- a CDS encoding plastocyanin/azurin family copper-binding protein; amino-acid sequence: MKAFRRIAAAALLMLALGTLAILPSGAQTPTDPAGAVKKVKVGDNYFKPKKVTVLVGDTVKWKWVGTAIHDVVSGKENPEKFKSKKFASGKFKHVMVLPGAYKIVCTLHPGMDMKLTVTPAPPAPTTTLAPPAP
- a CDS encoding lysylphosphatidylglycerol synthase transmembrane domain-containing protein, yielding MGAVSSRTATDPAAAGFRPRWGRIALLAITGICLYVFAPSLAEVFEAWDRLGEVHPLAVIAVVACEAASFLCVWMLQRISIGTTQWFSVAMSQLAGNAFNRVTPGGGATGTALQARMLGDAGIPTTRAATALTVQSLLITAAVAAMPLLSLPAIIIAGIDVPGDLADGAWFGAGLFLVMLVLGALLLGSRQFACRLGSTIEKVANAFPRETPLKGLGERILRERDEIRRTMGERWPAARGAAVGRWAFEYFALLVTLYAIGATPDPWLVLLAFVFASALGMIPFTPGGLGFVEAGLTGALALAGVSAEEAVLGTLVFRLVSFWLPLPVGAVAGYLFRRRYPSKRSAKARAAPA
- a CDS encoding arylsulfatase, with amino-acid sequence MEPADFKGKVGRDWRDSEPYWPPEPRPPAGSPNVALFVLDDVGFAQLGCFGSDLSTPNFDRLASGGLRYANFHTTALCSPTRACLMTGRNHHSVGMGRITDLARGFPGYSGRIPKTCGFLPEILRDAGYAAYACGKWHLTPHEEAHLGGSRARWPLGRGFERWYGFFGGETHQFSPALAHDNHFVEAPYRDDYHLTVDLADHAIEFLTDLRAVDAEKQFFLYFATGACHSPHHAPAEWIERYRGHFDAGWDVWREATFARQVTNGVIPEGTQLSPRPDWVPAWDSLSTDEQRLAARFMEAFSGYLSHADAQIGRVVDFIEELGELDNTLVILVSDNGASSEGGAHGSINDARSWNMAMAGVKEMVARVDEIGGPTMHNNYPWGWTMAGNTPLRRWKRETHEGGIADPCIVHWPAGVAARGEVRRQFVHAIDVTPTILDACGIDAPATIGGIEQRPHEGASITATFADASAPTRETQYFEMLGSRAIHHQGWKAVVFKPLGAMYSPDDNPDIPFEDDVWELFHVAEDFSECNDLADEQPEKVQELVDLWWREAERYKVLPLDNRPGMAMMDPPPTGIPERSRFVYRPRSGRVPEEVAVDVKGRSHTITASVQIPEGGAEGALLAMGSILGGYSLFVADGRLQYVHNFLGRSEDHLIADAPIPTGPCELGFEFDSEGRFKGGNARLKVNGATVAQGEIARFTPVRFSITDAGLTCGQDAGSAVTPRYRPPFPFTGTLHTVVVEVQGDAKLDFQAAVESSLRTQ
- a CDS encoding cytochrome P450; the encoded protein is MDLSRVDFGSDPLQGAELHETLASLRESQRVAPVRFHGGDAVLFTRFEDVHEAFRDDQKFPGGDFYESAIEPVVGRTFISMNGREHDLHRKLATPAFRSRAVSQFDEEALVPLAHEVVNKFADWGHADLVAELTTVLPFAAITRKLGVPRRADQQMREWADLMLSFPSDPEGAVGAANEFSEALGPLLDERRANPGDDLLSELAATELGGEKLSDDEICATIRLLFAVGATTTSHAMANMLWTLLERPELLERAREEESLRAGIVHELLRWEGPLPTLPRLAAKDARHAGADIPAGTIMLFGLASANRDPRVFEEDPDTFDPERPPGDLLTFGFGPKFCPGSHLARRELLTALTVVLERLPGLHLSDPEGSEPRGGVLRHPDALHCGWDLV
- a CDS encoding CaiB/BaiF CoA-transferase family protein, yielding MRLEEVRNPDAAGYGKPLDGVRILAAEQMQALPYGTQLLARLGADVVKVEHPTEGESGRGALPAMTDSTGRPAGATFLRNNLNKRSIGIDLKQPEGRSLFLQLCPKFDVVAENFKAGTMDRLGLGYADVAAAAPRVIYLSVSGFGNAPSQYSGWPAYAPVVEAMSGIYEYKRPPGQPPVPAPAGALGDIGTSLFGVIGVLAALRHRDATGEGQHVDVAMLDSMVAMTDLVTNFWSMGLREQRANLIMDGFEASDGWFILQVGREHQFKRLAELVGHPEWVDDERFATRSGWVEHLDDVIRPAVATWAGDMTKLEACAALSDAGLAAGPCYSAPEVIADPHVASHRMLVELERTDSSPGEVLDPVLIPGNPVKMSKVMDGPDVRPPNVAEHTDAVLRADLGLDQQALLRLREAGVIA
- a CDS encoding VOC family protein, with the protein product MAVHPIPEGYPRVIPYLAIDGAAKALDWYTSVLSATERVRMEGPGGTVGHAEIEIGDAVIMLADEFEDIGHLSPKKLGGTPVSICLYVESVDAVFAKAIKEGATEIQPVEDKFYGDRSGSFKDPFGHSWNIMTHVEDVPPDEMEKRAAKAMEEMSG